A stretch of DNA from Nocardioides sp. Arc9.136:
TGCCGGGGCCGGCGGCGTACGACGCGGGCGCGGTGGTCCCGCAGACGCCGACCGCCGCCGCCACGACCAGGACGGCGAGGACGCCGGCGAGCGCGCGCAGCCGGGTCACCGTGCCGGGTTCTCCGCCGGGGCCGGCCCGGCGGTCGGCTCGAGGGCCGCCTCCTCGCCGGGGCTCACCAGCACCGGCTGCGCGTCGCCGGTGAGCCAGGACAGCTGGGTGCGGACTGCGGCCTCGGGCAGCGGGACCAGCTGGGTGTCCTCGGCGAGCCGGTCGGCGTCACCGAGGTAGCTCTCGAGGAAGGCCCGGACCTCGCGGCGCTGGAGGGAGCGGGTGGTGGTCGTGATCAGCAGCTGGCGCGCGAGCGGGTACTCCCCACTGGTGATCGTGCGCTGGCTGGGGAAGATGCAGTTGCGCTCGCCCGCGGGCGTGGTGATCTCGAAGGGACGCAGCTGGTCCTCGAACAGCTCGTAGTAGCTGAACCGGAAGTACGCCACGTGCCCGCGCACCTGCTCGTCGCGGCGCCGTGCGTCGCGGGCCTGCACGAACCGGTCGCGGACGCGCGCCCACGTGGCACGCACCTCGTCCCGGTCGGCGCGCGCGTCGTCGCGGGCGGCGACGGCGTCGCGCACGCGCTGCCGGTCCCGCTCCTGGTCGGCCGGGCTGCGCCGGTCGGCGATCCCCTTCGCCCGCTCCCGCCAGGCGGCCTCGACCTCGTCCTGGGCGTCGTCGAGCACCTGCTGCCGGGTGACCAGCGAGCTGCGTGCCGCGTCGCGGACCCGGGCGCGGTCGGCGTACTCGCGCGCCAGCCGCTCGTCCTCGTCGTCGCCGACGACGAAGAACCGCGACCCCTGGTCGGACTCCGAGGCCTGGTAGTCCGAGCGCAGGTTGGTCATCCCGGGCTGCGGTGCGTCCAGGACGTTGCGGCCGAAGAAGCTGAACGCGTTGTTGTCGGCGTCGGGCCCCCCGACGACCAGCGGGACGTCGTCGAGGCCGACCTGCTCCCAGCTGGTGATCGGCGAGCCGGCGCGGTAGATGTCGCGGACCTGCTCGGTGGTCAGGCAGTCGCCGCCGACGTCGGACTCGGACTTGATCGCCACGACCACCGCGTCCGCCGCGATCTGGAGCTGGACGACGTCGAGGCCGACGCTGCGGCAGACGTCCCACTCGGCGCGGCTGATCGGCCGGGCGGAGTCGACCAGGTCGATCTCGCCGGCGCACAGCTCCTGGAAGGCCACCTCCTCGCCGTTGTCCCCCGCCTCGACCGTGACCGACGTGCCCGTGTCGCGGAACGCGTCGCTGGCGGCCGGCGTGAGGGAGCCCCCGGGCGTGCCGTCGAGCTGGACGACTCCGGCGGGCCGACCGGGGAGGGCGGCGTTGCGCCGTTCGATGGCCTCCTGCTCGCTGGTCTCGGCCTCGACCTGCGCGGCCTGCTGCCGCGCGACGACCGCGGTCGCCTGCTCCCCGCCGTCGTCGGAGCAGCCGGCGAGGAGCACCGCGGCGGCCAGCAGGACCGCCGGGAGCACGGCCCGGGTGTGGGGTGCGCGCATCTCAGAGCCCTCCGGTGTCGGTCGGTGCGGGGGAGGGGAGCAGGCCGCTGGGGTCGGAGTCGCGCTCCGGCGGGTACTGGTAGCGGCGGTCGGGCAGCTCCACGACCTCGAAGTCGTCGAGGAAGAGCCCCTGCAGCTCGTTGCCCGAGATCAGGTCGGCGGTGACGTCGCGCTGGGCGTAGAGCGTGGGCACCTGCGCGCGGTCGACCACGATCGCGCCGTAGGTGCGCAGCGCGACGATGATCGCGTCGGCCAGCCGCTGCTGCTGGGCGCTGAGCCGGATCGGCTCGCCGCTGTCGGGGTCGACCGGCGTCGCGGGCACGACGTCGGCCTTGAGCCGGATCCGCGCGCCCTCCGGCAGCGACTCGGCGGAGCCGTTGCCGTCGGTGGAGGAGGCCGGCTGCACGAACGAGCCCTCGGCCGGGCCGGGCACGCTGATCGCCAGCGCGTGGTCGATCTCCCCGGCCTGCAGCTCCCCGGGCCGGATCAGGCCCGCGAACAGCGGCAGCCCGGAGCCGCGGGCCCCCACGACCTGCGGCTCGCTGTAGCCGGGGCCGTCGAGGTCCCACTCGCGCATGAAGTGGTAGGAGATCGAGCCGTCGTCCTCGCGGCGGGCGCGCCACAGGTCGTAGGCCACGGACTCGGCCGTGTCGAAGATCGTGAACCACCCGTCGTACCGGGGGTCGGGGTCGATGTCGGCGGGGATGTCCAGCACGAGGGTGTCGTCCCCGTCCCCGCACCGGGCCTGGCGGCACACGACGTCGGTCGGCTCGCCGCCCGCGACGACGGGCGTGGTCCACGCCTCGGTGTTGATGTAGACCGGGTCCTCGATCCGGCGCGGCTGGGTGACGACGCGGTCGCCGGTCTCCCGGACGCCGACGCGCAGGGTGGCGAGGTCCATCATCCGCTCCGACCTGGGGTCGACCGGGGCGCCGTCGACACGGGTGTTCCAGGGCGAGTCGGGCGCGAAGTACACCTGCTCGCCGGGCTCGAGCCCACCGTCGGAGGCGTGGGGGTCGATAGTGACGTCGGCGGCGTCCGGGGTGCGGCCGGAGCCGGCGTCGTCCTCGCCGCCGCAGCCGGCGAGCAGGAGCGCGGCCGCGGCGACCAGGACGAGCGCCGCGCGGGTACGTCGGGGCGTGGGGCGGGTGCGCATCTGGCGGCTCATCGCATCGGGGGCAGGTCGGCGGGGTGCCCGGACGGCGTGCCGGTCCTGGCGTAGGGGTCGGCCAGCCGGGCGAACCGGTCGAGGGCGTCGCCGACCTGCGCCAACCGGCGGCCGTCGTCGGCCGCGGGGTCGGCCACCCCGGCCCGGGCGCGGGCGGCGGCGAGGATCGCGTGCGCCTCGCGGCGGGCGTGCAGCCGGACCAGCTCGGCGTCGAGCTCGGCCTGCGCCATCAGCTGCTCGCACCGGCGGGCGGCCTCGGCCTCCATCGCGGCCACGTGCAGCCGGCCCGCCTCCTCGGTCGCGCGGATCCGGGCGAGGGCCTGGGCCGCGACCTCCGCGACGGAGGCGCTGAGGTGGCGGCCGTCCTCGAGCGGGTCCGCGGCGGGCGGGTCGATCGGCGGGTGGACGAGGGTGACCGCCTCGCTCGGCGGCTCCTCCACCGGCTCGGGCTCTGGGTCCGGCTCTGGGTCCGGCTCGGGCTCGGGCTCGGGCTCGGGCTCCGGCTCGGGCTCGGGCTCCAGCTCCCGCTCGGGCTCGGGGGCGAGGAGGTGGCTGAAGTCGACGGCACCGATGCGCTCCCCGCCGCGGCCGCGCGGGCCGCCGGCGGACAGGATGTCGTCGAGCGAGGGCGGGGGAGCGATGGGCAGGTCGCCGGCGGTCACGGGGTCACCTCCGGCACGTCGACGGGCTCCCTGGTGGTGGAGCCGGTGGTGGACTCGGTGGTGGACCGGGCGGCGGGGTCGTCGGTGAGGGACTCCTCGCCGCGCTCGAAGCCGGACGGCACGGCGACCAGCGTGTAGCGCGGGGTCGTGTAGGCGACGGTCAGCAGCGCGTCGGAGCCGTCGGCGGCCTCGGGGTAGAGCTGGCTGAGCAGGTCCTCGCCCGCGCCGGTGCTGAGCAGCATGAAGTCGACGTGGCGGGCGGGGTCCTTGGCGGCGGCGAGCCAGGGCCCGTCGGAGGCGTCGACGCGGTCGAAGAAGAGGTCCGGTCGGCCGGTCAGCAGCATGACGCCGTAGGTCTGGGCGTTGTCGGTGAGGATCGAGCTGCGCCGCGAGACGTTGTCGCGGATCCAGCCGGCCATCGCCTCCTCGGACATGATCCCGACCGTCGAGCCGTCGAGGGTCCGCGCACCCTCCTGGGACTCGCCGGTGGAGACGGCCGCGGCGAACGTCGACTCGAGGTTCTGGTACTCGTAGGTCTTCATCGCCTGGAACGTCCACGGGATGCTCGCCAGCAGGCCGACCACGAGCACCGCGCTGACCAGCGTGCTGCCCTCGCCGGCCGAGCGGGCCAGCCAGATCGCCCCGATCACCGACAGCAGCAGGATCGGCAGCGCGTTGCGCATCAGCAGCGGGGAGTCGGTCAGCCGCAGCGCGACGGCCAGGGCGGGGGTGAGCACGGCCGCGGCGAGCATGATGCCCAGCCACAGCGCGAAGGTGTTGCGGCGGGCGACGCCGGCGAAGACCAGGACGGGGAGCACGACGATCGCCAGCGGCGCGCCGTGCAGCACCAGCCGGCCGGTCGCGGCCGCGAGCTCGACCAGGCTGAACGACGGCAGGCCGCCGGAGGAGGAGACGTCGCTGCTGTCGGTGATCCAGCTGAAGGGGTCCATCAGCAGCAGCGCGTTGAACGCCGTCCACAGCGCGATGACGTAGACGGTGGGCGCGGCGAAGCCGACCGCGGTGCCCTCGACCTCGGTGCCGTCCGCGCCGAGGCGGGCCAGCACGGCGGCGACCATCAGCAGCGAGAGCACGAACCACAGCAGGCTGGAGTAGCCGGCGAGGGCGGCGACCGAGTAGGCCAGCCCGGCGATCATGACGAACCGGATGTCGGCGGTGACGTACCACGCGAAGAGCGCGCCGAGCGCGACCACGACGAACGAGATCCAGATGAAGTGGCGGGCCCCGCCCGCGGCGTACAGCACGACCAGCGGGTTCGCGCCGAGCGCGAGCAGCACCGCGACGCGCAGCGGCGCGAGCACCTGCGCGCGGCGCATCATGGTGTTGAGCGTCATCAGGGTCAGGCCGGCGAAGACCGCCGAGGCGAGCGGGACGACGACCAGCGAGCGGGCCGGCCCGCTGAGCACGGTGAGCGGCGTGAGCAGCAGGGTGGCCAGCGGCGGGTAGTCGAAGCCGAGCGCGGAGAGCTTGGTCGGGTCGTTGTGCCACACCATGAGGGCCCGGTTGAGCCGGTCGAGGGTCTCGAAGCCGACGACGTGCTTCTCCACGACCAGCCAGTAGCCGAACCAGCCGTAGGCGAGGGTGGACAGCCCCAGGACGAGCAGGCTCTCCCAGCGCCGGCGCGGTACGTCGGCGGGCCGGCGGCCGACGGCCTGGACGACACCGGCCAGCCGCTCGCGGTTGCTGAGCACCCTCGGCGGCGTGCCCGGGACCGGCGGCGGGCCGGGAACCGGGGCCTGGGTCGTCGCGCTCATCCGTGCGCCTCGTCGAGGCCGTGCTCGGTCTTCTCCCAGTAGAAGGGGTTCGTGAACAGCTGGATGAAGCCCTTCCAGGCGGCCCAGCTCATCAGCCCCCAGTAGAGCGGCGACAGCAGCGCGGTCCGGGTGATGCCGAACTCCCCGCGCTGGAGCGAGCCGGCGACGTTGAGGTAGACGAAGATGAAGTTGCCGACGAAGAGCATCGCGCTCGCGGCGTAGAAGACGATCCCGGGGAACAGCTGCTGGATGAAGCCCCACTGGGTCAGGACGTAGAGCGTGGTGAGGGCCCAGAAGACCGGGTTCATCAGCAGCACGAACGCGCTGCCCATCGTCAGGTTGAAGCTCGCGAAGCCCCGGACGCCGGTCTGCGCCAGCAGCGCCGCGGGGTTGCGCATGTGCACCAGCCAGGTCTGGAAGTAGCCCTTGTTCCAGCGGCTGCGCTGGCGGATCCAGTTCGGGACGACCGAGTTGGCCTCCTCCAGCGTGGTGGAGTCGATCATCGCGGTGCGGTAGCCCTCGCGGTGCAGCCGGATGCCGAGGTCGGCGTCCTCGGTGACGTTGAAGGGGTCCCAGGCGCCGAGCTCGCGCAGCACCGAGGTGCGGAAGTGGTTGGAGGTCCCGCCGAGCGGGATCGGCGACTCCGAGGCGCCCATCGCTGGCAGCACGAGCTCGAAGTGCATGGAGTACTCGTTGGCGAACCAGGCGGTCAGCAGGTTCTGGTCCTGGTTGAAGTGGTTGAGCTTGGCCTGGATGCACACGACGTTCGGGTCGACCCGGTCGAAGGCGATGATCGCCTTCTTCAGCTGGTCGGGGTCGGGCCGGTCCTCGGCGTCGAAGATGACGCAGTACGTCCCGGTCGCGAGCTGGAGGCCGTAGTTGCACGCCTTCGGCTTGGTCTTGGGCTGGCTGTCGGGGACGACGACCATGCTGAAGTGCGGCGGGAGCGCCATCGAGCGGATCTTCTCGACGGTCTCGGTGTCGTCCTCCTCGCACAGCAGCTTCACGTCGAGCCGGGTGCGCGGGTAGTCCAGGGCGTTGATGTCGCGGACCAGCCGCGGCACGATGCCGGCCTCCTTGTAGAGCGGGACCAGGATCGTGTAGACCGGCAGCCGCCGCTCGTCGAGGGCCGCGACCTCCTCCTCGCTCACGTCGGTCTCCAGGTGGGTCCCGAGCGCGCGGAGGGTCAGCCGGAACTTGTAGACCGAGACGACCAGGTAGATCGCGCTGCAGAGCCCGACCAGACCGATCAGCGTCGCCGTCGGCCAGATCGCCAGGCAGATGACCGTGGCGGCGAGCGCCATGACCAGTACGGCCTTCTGGGTCCCGGAGATGACGACGTGCGCGGAGGACTCCGGGCGGGCCTCCATCAGGCCGGTGGTCGCCACGTCGGCGTAGTGGGCGGCGTGCACCCGCTGGAGGAGCTGGTCGAGGTCGGTGCGGTTGGCGAGCAGCGGGCGGACCGGCAGGCCGAGCGCGCGCTCGACCTCGGCGGTCGCCTCGGCGTCGAGCGGCCGGGCGACGGCGAGGAGCACCGTGCCGTCGGCCTCGGCGACGGGGAGGACCCGCAGCCGCTGCGCGACCGGCTCGGGGACGCGGCGGGCCAGCTCGAGGTCGGGCTCGACGTCGACCAGCCCCACGCGCTGCATCTGGTGGATCTCCGAGAGCGCCGCGACGAGGACGTCCTCGGGGACCGCCTCGTGGGCGACCAGGATGTCGCCGAGGGGGTCGCCGGTGCGGGCGTGCTCGAGCATGGCCACACGCAGCTGGTCGGTGGTGACCAGCCCGCTGCGGGTGAGCATCTGGGCCAGCTGGAGGCGTGCGCGGCGGCCCTCGGGGGTCTCCACGTCGGCGGGGAGCGACGGGTGGGCCGCGTCGATGGCGGCGGTGACCTCGTTGACGGTGTGCTTGACCAGCCGCACGGGCCGGTCGGTGCGGCCGGCGACCTGCTCGGCGACGACCTCGGCGACGATCGGGTCGCCCGGGTCGGCCGCGGCGACGAGCACGGTGCCCTCGGAGACGGCGTACGGCAGCACCCGGAAGGTCCGGCAGACGCCCTCTGGGACCAGTGCCCGAACGGCCGGGTCGGTGCCCTGCGCCAGGCGGGGCACGACGGTGCCGGCCGGGGTCGCGGCGCGGGGCGCTCCCTCCGCGGTGGTCGTCATCGGGCGCCGGCCCCGAAGCCGTGCGCTGCCGGCGGCTGCGCCCCGGCGTCGGCACCGGCGGTGAGGGCCGGGGCGGCCGGGGTGCGCCCGGAGCGGGGCCGCATCACGGTGTAGACGAGGAAGGCCAGGAGCAGGGCGACGAGCGGCGCGACGAGGAAGGTCACGAAGACGACGACGAAGACGAGCAGCGTCACGACGAGGCCCACCCCGGCCGCTCCGACCGACGTGCCCCCCGGCTTGGGCGCAGACCTCTGCACCGACATGTGGATCCCCCCTGTGCTGCTGCGGCGACGGCCCCGACGAGGGGACCGCTCCCGAGCTGTCAGCACGCGACCCTAGGAGGTCGCGGAGGGGCCGGCGGGACGGAAAGCCCTGGTCAGGGGCTTCTTTGAGGACCTCTTGCGTTTCACGGCCGAGCGGACTGGACCGATGCGGGCCCTTCCTCCGTTTTTCCTCAAGACGGCACGCGCGGGCGGGTCGGTTGCTACCCGGCCGGGGACGCCGGGGACGCCGGGGACGCCGGCGCGGAGGGCACGGCGGCGCTGCCGCCCATCAGCCGCGCCGCGAGCCGACCCCACTCGGTCGGCTCCGCCGGGGCCTCGGCGAGCAGCGACATCGGGTCGCCGGCGTGGTCGGCCCACACCCAGAACAACGAGCCGATGCCGTGGTCGGCCGCCCAGGCCAGGTAGTCCTCGACGAAGCCGTCGAGGGGGTCCTCGGCGCCGAGCTCGCCGGTGATGACCGGGACGCTGTCGGCCAGCGGGGCCAGCACCCGGTCCCAGCAGGCGCGGTCGGCGCAGGCCTTGAAGTCGTAGGCGTGGAAGGACGCGACGAGCTGGTCGTCGTCGGGCGCGAACTCCAGCCAGTGCTCGAGGTCGTTGGCGTAGTCCAGCCCGCCCAGCAGCACCGGCTGCTCCGCGCCGGCGTCGCGGATGGTGGAGACCACCCGGGCCATGCCCTGCACGGGGAACGTCACCCGCCCGTCGGTCGCCGTCCGGTCGTCCTCGACCGGTGCGCCGCAGCCGCCGTCGCGCCAGCACGGCCAGGTCAGCTCGAAGACCAGCCGGTCGGCGCCGTCGTAGCGGCTGTACGGCTCGTTGAACGCGTCGAACATCACGGAGGGGTCGTCGCGGTACGCCGTGGCCACCGAGGTCCAGAAGGCGAGGGACTCGGGGTCGGGCATCGCGAGGTTGCCGAACTCCGGGGCGGTCAGCCGCTTGCGGCTGTGCAGGTCGAGCACCACCACCAGCCCGGCGCGGTGCAGGGCGTCGACGAAGCGGCGCACCTCGGCGCGGTAGCCCTGCGGGCTGCGCTCGTCGTGCTCGTCGCTCACCGGGGCGCCGCGGGTGCCCAGCCAGCAGTCCTGGTTGAGGGGCAGGCGCACGGTGTTCGCGCCCCAGCGCGCGATCGCCTCGGCCTCACCGGTGTAGGGGTCGCCGCCGAGGAGCGAGTCGAGCGCGGAGTAGCCCCAGCCCTGGGCGCAGGCGTACTCGAAGCTGCTCCAGCTGACCCCGCGGGGCGTGAACGTCGCACCCGTGCGGGAGTCGACCAGCTGGTCGCCGTCGACACGCACGTGGGCCGCGCCGCCGGCCGGGTCGTCGGCGGGGTCGCCTCGCAGGGCCACCGCCACGGCGGCGGCGCCGACGAGCAGCAGCACGACCGCCGGCACCAGCCAACGCAGCACCCGACGCGCAGGACGGACCACGGAGCCCCCCTCTCCCGGGCGTCATCGTAGGTCCGCATCCGTGGGACCGCGGAGTTTCGAGGATGCCCGAGGGTTAGATTGAGGGCGTGTCCGAGACCGTCTTCACCTACGCAGCACCGGCGCTGAAGTTCGGTACCGGCGCCTCCGACGAGATCGGCCACGACCTGCGCTCGTACGGCGCGCAGCGGGTCCTGCTGGTCACCGACCCGGGCGTCGCCGCCACCGGCCACCCGGCGCGCATCGCCGAGCAGCTCGCGGCCCGCGGCCTCGAGGTCACGACGTACGACCGCGCCCGCGTCGAGCCGACCGACACCTCCCTGGTCGAGGCGATCGAGTTCGCCCGCGACGCCGGTCCCTTCGACGCCGTGGTCGCGGTCGGCGGCGGCTCGGCGATCGACACGGCCAAGGCGGTCAACCTGCTCACCACCAACCCCGGTGAGCTCATGGACTACGTCAACGCCCCCGTCGGGAAGGCGCTGGCCCCCACCGAGCCGCTGCTCCCGCTCGTCGCCGTGCCGACCACCACCGGCACCGGCTCGGAGAGCACCACCATCTGCGTGCTCGACGTGCTCGCGCTGCACGTGAAGACGGGGATCAGCCACCCCGCGCTCCGGCCCCGGCTGGCCGTGGTCGACCCCGCGCTGACGATGACCCAGCCCGCGATGGTGACCGCCGCGTCCGGCATGGACATCCTGTGCCACGCACTGGAGAGCTACACGGCGCGCTGGTACGCCGACTTCGACGCCAAGCAGCCCGAGCAGCGGGTGCCGTACTGCGGTGCGAACCCGGTCGCGGACATGTGGTCGGAGAAGGCGCTGTCGCTGCTGGCCGGCGCCTTCCGCACGGCGGTCCGCGACGGCTCCGACACCGTCTCGCGCGAGCAGATGGCGCTCGCCGCGACCTTCGCCGGCCTGGGCTTCGGCAACGCCGGCGTGCACATCCCGCACGCCAACGCCTACCCGATCGCCGGCCGCGTCCGTGACTTCCGCCCCGAGGGCTACCCGGCCGACGAGCCGATCGTGCCGCACGGCATGGCGGTGTCCCTGACCGCGCCGGAGGCGTTCCGCTTCACCTTCGCGGCCGACCCCGGGCGCCACCTGCGTGCCGCGAGCCTGCTCGAGCCCGACACCGACCTCGGCGCGGGCCCCGACGTCCTGCCCGGGGTGCTGACCCGGCTGATGCGCGACATCGGCATCCCCAACGGCCTGGCCGAGGTCGGGTACGGCGACGGCGACGTCGAGCCGCTCGTCGACGGCGCCCTCAAGCAGCAGCGCCTGCTGGCGACCGCTCCGCGGGAGGTGACCGGCGAGGACCTCGCGTCGGTCTTCCGCGGGTCGATGGAGCACTGGTGACCGCTCGCCTCACCTTCGCCGGCTCCGTCGTCTGCTTCCTCCTCGCCCTGGTGTCCGCGGGTCTCCTGCTGCCCGCCGAGGTGCCGCTCCACTTCGGCGGCTCGGGCGAGCCGGACCGGTGGGGGAGCCGCACCGAGGCGCTGGTGACGATGGGCCTCGGCGGCGGGCTGCTCGCCCTCCTGCTGGGGGGCGGCGCCGCCCTCGTCGACATGGTCCCGGTGGTCCACCTCAACGTCCCGCACAAGGCCTGGTGGATCGCCACG
This window harbors:
- a CDS encoding glycosyltransferase; amino-acid sequence: MTTTAEGAPRAATPAGTVVPRLAQGTDPAVRALVPEGVCRTFRVLPYAVSEGTVLVAAADPGDPIVAEVVAEQVAGRTDRPVRLVKHTVNEVTAAIDAAHPSLPADVETPEGRRARLQLAQMLTRSGLVTTDQLRVAMLEHARTGDPLGDILVAHEAVPEDVLVAALSEIHQMQRVGLVDVEPDLELARRVPEPVAQRLRVLPVAEADGTVLLAVARPLDAEATAEVERALGLPVRPLLANRTDLDQLLQRVHAAHYADVATTGLMEARPESSAHVVISGTQKAVLVMALAATVICLAIWPTATLIGLVGLCSAIYLVVSVYKFRLTLRALGTHLETDVSEEEVAALDERRLPVYTILVPLYKEAGIVPRLVRDINALDYPRTRLDVKLLCEEDDTETVEKIRSMALPPHFSMVVVPDSQPKTKPKACNYGLQLATGTYCVIFDAEDRPDPDQLKKAIIAFDRVDPNVVCIQAKLNHFNQDQNLLTAWFANEYSMHFELVLPAMGASESPIPLGGTSNHFRTSVLRELGAWDPFNVTEDADLGIRLHREGYRTAMIDSTTLEEANSVVPNWIRQRSRWNKGYFQTWLVHMRNPAALLAQTGVRGFASFNLTMGSAFVLLMNPVFWALTTLYVLTQWGFIQQLFPGIVFYAASAMLFVGNFIFVYLNVAGSLQRGEFGITRTALLSPLYWGLMSWAAWKGFIQLFTNPFYWEKTEHGLDEAHG
- a CDS encoding DUF1648 domain-containing protein; the encoded protein is MTARLTFAGSVVCFLLALVSAGLLLPAEVPLHFGGSGEPDRWGSRTEALVTMGLGGGLLALLLGGGAALVDMVPVVHLNVPHKAWWIATPARERRVRSMMRTDLYAIAAATMLLLVVVVAATTGAARSDDPALGPLFLAGLACYLTFVTGWTAWSLRTRYRPRTDT
- a CDS encoding hydroxyacid-oxoacid transhydrogenase codes for the protein MSETVFTYAAPALKFGTGASDEIGHDLRSYGAQRVLLVTDPGVAATGHPARIAEQLAARGLEVTTYDRARVEPTDTSLVEAIEFARDAGPFDAVVAVGGGSAIDTAKAVNLLTTNPGELMDYVNAPVGKALAPTEPLLPLVAVPTTTGTGSESTTICVLDVLALHVKTGISHPALRPRLAVVDPALTMTQPAMVTAASGMDILCHALESYTARWYADFDAKQPEQRVPYCGANPVADMWSEKALSLLAGAFRTAVRDGSDTVSREQMALAATFAGLGFGNAGVHIPHANAYPIAGRVRDFRPEGYPADEPIVPHGMAVSLTAPEAFRFTFAADPGRHLRAASLLEPDTDLGAGPDVLPGVLTRLMRDIGIPNGLAEVGYGDGDVEPLVDGALKQQRLLATAPREVTGEDLASVFRGSMEHW
- a CDS encoding substrate-binding domain-containing protein produces the protein MRAPHTRAVLPAVLLAAAVLLAGCSDDGGEQATAVVARQQAAQVEAETSEQEAIERRNAALPGRPAGVVQLDGTPGGSLTPAASDAFRDTGTSVTVEAGDNGEEVAFQELCAGEIDLVDSARPISRAEWDVCRSVGLDVVQLQIAADAVVVAIKSESDVGGDCLTTEQVRDIYRAGSPITSWEQVGLDDVPLVVGGPDADNNAFSFFGRNVLDAPQPGMTNLRSDYQASESDQGSRFFVVGDDEDERLAREYADRARVRDAARSSLVTRQQVLDDAQDEVEAAWRERAKGIADRRSPADQERDRQRVRDAVAARDDARADRDEVRATWARVRDRFVQARDARRRDEQVRGHVAYFRFSYYELFEDQLRPFEITTPAGERNCIFPSQRTITSGEYPLARQLLITTTTRSLQRREVRAFLESYLGDADRLAEDTQLVPLPEAAVRTQLSWLTGDAQPVLVSPGEEAALEPTAGPAPAENPAR
- a CDS encoding glycoside hydrolase family 5 protein — its product is MVRPARRVLRWLVPAVVLLLVGAAAVAVALRGDPADDPAGGAAHVRVDGDQLVDSRTGATFTPRGVSWSSFEYACAQGWGYSALDSLLGGDPYTGEAEAIARWGANTVRLPLNQDCWLGTRGAPVSDEHDERSPQGYRAEVRRFVDALHRAGLVVVLDLHSRKRLTAPEFGNLAMPDPESLAFWTSVATAYRDDPSVMFDAFNEPYSRYDGADRLVFELTWPCWRDGGCGAPVEDDRTATDGRVTFPVQGMARVVSTIRDAGAEQPVLLGGLDYANDLEHWLEFAPDDDQLVASFHAYDFKACADRACWDRVLAPLADSVPVITGELGAEDPLDGFVEDYLAWAADHGIGSLFWVWADHAGDPMSLLAEAPAEPTEWGRLAARLMGGSAAVPSAPASPASPASPAG